Part of the Sinorhizobium sp. BG8 genome, GCTCGGCTTCGAGCCGCTCGACCGGGGAGCCGTTGCTGGACTGTAAGGCATCGTAGATGTTCATGGCGAGGCACCGTCTTTCCCGTCTGTCATGCCCGTCGGCCTCCCCTCGCTCCTTGACTTAAGTCAATAACGGCGCTTGCCTGCCCTCTGCCCGGATGCGACAAATCGGCCAGCATGGGGAGAAGGGAGCGAAGACATGGCAACGATGCCAGCCCGCATCATCCACCGGTCGATCGCGCGTGACTGGCGGGAGGTCTATGCTTTTGCCTCCAGACCGCAGAACATGCCGCAATGGGCCTCGGGCCTCGCCTCGGGGCTTGTGCCGGACGGCGATGAATGGATCGCCGACGGCGGGCCGATCGGCAACGTACGCGTCCGCTTCGCCGCCCCAAATGAATTCGGTGTCATCGACCACAGGGTGACGCTCTCCGATGGCCTGAGCGTTCACAACGCGCTGCGTGTGGTGCCGAACGGCGACGGGGCCGAGGTCATGTTCACCCTGCTGCGCCTGCCTGGCATCGATGATGCCGCCTTCGAGGCGGACGCCGCCCATGTCGCCCGCGACCTCGAAGCCCTGAAGGCGCTGATGGAGAAGGGAACTGTGTGATGGGAACGCAAGGCAACGACCGCCGGATCGACTATATCGAGTTCAACGTCGCGGACATCGCCCGCTCGAAGACGTTCTACGGCAGCGCCTTCGGGTGGACCTTTACTGACTACGGCCCGCAATATTGCGAGTTTCAGGATGGCCGCCTTACCGGCGGCTTCACGACGCTTGCGCCGGTGAACGCCGCCGGCGGTCCGCTGGTCATCCTCTTTGCCGACGATCTCGAAGACGCCGTCGCCCGCGTCGAACAGGCCGGCGGCAGCATCGTCAAGGCGATCTACTCGTTTCCGGGCGGCCGCCGATTTCATTTTGGAGATCCCGACGGTTATGAACTGGCGGTGTGGTCGGATCGATAGACCGTCGCTCCCGCTGAGCCGGCCGGAAGCTCCCCGCATCGCCGTTGCGATTCTCCCGGAACAATGAAGGGGCCGCCCGTTCCTGGAACCGGCGGCCCCAACAGTATAGATCCGGGGGCCTACGCACTGTGAGCGGCAGGCCCCCGGCCTCAGGCTCTCTTACTCTCCACCTCCCAGCGAGTGGACGAAGATCGCCAGTTCCTTGACCGTGGGCTCCCCGAGGCGCGGGAGCCAGGCAGGCATGACGCCATGCTTCGGCGAACGCATCTGGTTGGCCACGGCCTGCTCGCCCTCTCCCTTGAGCCAGATTGCATCGGCGAGATTGGGCGCGCCGAGCTCGCGATTGCCCTTTGCGTCGTCACCATGGCAGGCCGCACAGTTCTCGGCGAAGATCGCCTTGCCCGGTTCAACCATGCCGACATCGGAGGGCGTCCCGGTGAGGCTCACGACATAGGCGGAAACCTCTCTTATTTCCTCCGGCTTCAGCATGTCCCCGAATGCGGGCATTTCGGAAATCCGGGTCTCCTCATCGCCGGGATGGCGGATGCCGTGTGCAATCGTCTGGTAGATGTCGTCGACCGTGCCGCCCCAGATCCAGTCGTCGTCGTTGAGGTTCGGAAAGCCCTGCGAACCGGCCGCACCGGAGCCGTGGCACTGTGCGCAGTTGACCTTGAAAGCGGAGGCGCCCGCCGAGACGGCGAACTGCGCGAGCTGGGGATCCGCAAGGATGTCCTGGAGCGACGAGGATGCGATACGGTCGAGGGAACCGGTCTGCGCAGCCTTGGCCTCCGCGAGTTCCACCGCGACGTCGGCCCGGCTCGAGAATCCGAGGACGCCCTTCGTCGCATCCGTGAGCATCGGCAGTGCCGGATAGGCGATCATGTATCCGAGCGCCCAGACGATCGTCGCATAGAAGGTCCAGACCCACCACCGGGGCATCGGATTGTTCAGTTCCC contains:
- a CDS encoding SRPBCC family protein, with the translated sequence MATMPARIIHRSIARDWREVYAFASRPQNMPQWASGLASGLVPDGDEWIADGGPIGNVRVRFAAPNEFGVIDHRVTLSDGLSVHNALRVVPNGDGAEVMFTLLRLPGIDDAAFEADAAHVARDLEALKALMEKGTV
- a CDS encoding VOC family protein, encoding MGTQGNDRRIDYIEFNVADIARSKTFYGSAFGWTFTDYGPQYCEFQDGRLTGGFTTLAPVNAAGGPLVILFADDLEDAVARVEQAGGSIVKAIYSFPGGRRFHFGDPDGYELAVWSDR
- the ccoP gene encoding cytochrome-c oxidase, cbb3-type subunit III — protein: MADKHIDEISGVETTGHEWDGIRELNNPMPRWWVWTFYATIVWALGYMIAYPALPMLTDATKGVLGFSSRADVAVELAEAKAAQTGSLDRIASSSLQDILADPQLAQFAVSAGASAFKVNCAQCHGSGAAGSQGFPNLNDDDWIWGGTVDDIYQTIAHGIRHPGDEETRISEMPAFGDMLKPEEIREVSAYVVSLTGTPSDVGMVEPGKAIFAENCAACHGDDAKGNRELGAPNLADAIWLKGEGEQAVANQMRSPKHGVMPAWLPRLGEPTVKELAIFVHSLGGGE